The following is a genomic window from Hymenobacter sp. APR13.
TGGACCATCGAGGGCCCCGCCCACATCGACCGGTCTTCGGTTATTTCGGCCAACCACTACGAGCTGCCGGTCCTCAACCAGTCGGTAGTAGCCGACCTGCCCGAAAGCACCCAGCGCGACCTGCAGAAGAACCCACCGCTGAAATTAGGTAACTGATTTTCGGCTGTTAGCTGATGGCTGCTGGCTGTTAGCTTTCTTTGCTACTTCCCCGAACATAAAGCTAATGGCTAACAGCTATTAGCCAACAGCTCAAAAACATGATTGAACTACCCGCACTAGGCTGGCAATCCATTGTCATCTTCGTCGTTTTCGCGCTTTCGCTGCTGATTGCGACGTATTGCACCTACGCGGAACGCGTAATTGCCGCATTCCTGCAGGACCGTGTGGGCCCCGACCGCGCCGGCCCCTATGGCCTAGCGCAGCCGCTGGCCGATGCCGTGAAGATGTTCACGAAGGAAGAATTCTTCCCCGGTGGTGCCAACAAGGCGCTGTTCGTGTTCGGCCCTTGCCTGGCCATGATTACGGCCCTGATGTCGTCGGCGGTTATTCCGTTCGGCAACATCATGAACTTCGGCAACAACCTGTTCTTCTTGCAAGGCATTGAGGTGAACATCGGCATGCTGTGGGTGTTCGGTGTGGTGTCGTTGGGCGTGTACGGCGTGATGATTGGTGGCTGGGCCTCCAACAACAAGTTCTCTCTGCTGGGTGCCATCCGCGCCGCTTCGCAGAACATCAGCTACGAGCTGGCCATGGGCATGGCCCTGATTGCCGTGCTGATGATTTCGGGCACGCTGAGCTTGCGCGAAATCACGCTGCAGCAGTCGGCAGCCGGTGAGTGGCACGTCTGGAACATCGTGAAACAGCCGCTGGGCTTTATCATCTTCTTGGTGTGCGCCTTCGCTGAAACCAACCGCACTCCTTTCGACCTTCCCGAGTGCGAAACCGAGCTGGTAGGCGGCTACCACACCGAGTATTCGTCGATGAAGCTGGGCTTGTACCTATTCTCGGAGTACGTGAACATCTTCGTGGTGTCGGCCGTGATGAGCGTGCTGTACTTCGGCGGCTTCAACTTCCCCTTCCAGTACGAGCTGCGCGACTGGTTCGTGAGCAGCCAGGGCTGGGAGCTGGCTTCGGCCCAGAACCTGATTACGCTGCTGGGCACCGTGGGCCTGTTCCTGAAGATCTTCGCCTTCATCTTCTTCTTCATGTGGATCCGCTGGACTTTGCCGCGCTTCCGCTATGACCAGCTGATGCGCCTGGGCTGGACCATCCTCATCCCGCTGGCCGTTTTCAACATCGTCCTCACCGGTGGCCTCATTTTGGCTGGCGTGATTTAAGTACCTTTAAACTGCCCGCGTCTGTCATGCAGAGCGCAGCGAAGCATCTCGCGTGCTGACGTTGTGCTACCAGCTAACGGCGCATGCGAGATGCTTCGCTGCGCTCTGCATGACGGCCCATCATTCCGACAGTTTTCGTAACTGATTATATGCAACTCACCAACCGAGCCAAGAAGCTAGAAAAGAAGCCGATGACGCTGGCCGAGCGGGCGTACCTGCCGGCCATCTTCCAGGGTTTGAGCATCACGATGCGCCACTTCTTCATGAAGAAGGCCACCGTGCGCTACCCCGAGGAAGTGCGGCCCTTCTCCAACACGTTCCGCGGCCTGCACGTGCTCAAGCGCGACGAGCAGGGCCGGGAGCGGTGCACCGCCTGCGGCCTCTGCGCCGTGGCCTGCCCCGCCGAAGCCATTACAATGGTGGCCGGTGAGCGGAAAAAGGGCGAAGAAGGCCTCTACCGCGAGGAGAAGTACGCCATCAGCTATGAAATCAACATGCTGCGGTGCATCTTCTGCGGCCTCTGTGAGGAAGCCTGCCCCAAAGCCGCCGTCTATCTCCAGCCCGACAAGATGGCCCCGCCGCGCTACGAGCGGGACGAGTTCATCTACGGCAAGGACCGCCTGGTGGAGCCCGTGTCGCCGGACGAGCGTTCCGTGCGCGGCATCCAGCTCACCGCCGACCAGGCTACCACGCTGCGGGCCCGCATTGGCTAGTTGTCAGTTGCTGGTAGTCAGTTGTCAGGGCTCTTGCGCTGCATAACTTACTACCGCCTTTCAAACTGACCACTGACAACCAACAACTGACAACTCACTCCATGTCTCCAATCTTCCTCTTTCTGACCTTCGTGGCGCTGCTGAGCGCGCTGGGGGTGGTGTTTGCCAAAAACCCGGTGCACAGCGTGCTGTTCCTGATTCTGACGTTCTTCTCGCTGTCGGGACACTACCTACTGCTGAACGCGCAGTTTCTGGCAGCCGTGAACATCATCGTGTACGCCGGCGCCATCATGGTGCTGTTCCTGTTCGTGATTATGTTCCTGAACCTGAACGTGGATACCGAGCCGCACAAGCCAGCCCTGGCCAAGATTGCGGCGGCCGTAGCCGGTGGCTCCCTCCTGCTCATCCTCGTAGCCGCCCTGAAAGACGTAACGCCCACCGGCGTACCAGCTGGCACCGCCTTCAACTCGCAGATTGGTATGGTAGACCAGCTGGGTATGAAGCTCTACACCGATTACCTGCTGCCCTTCGAGCTGGCCTCGGTACTGTTCCTGGTAGCCATGGTCGGTGCCGTAATGCTCGGCAAGCGCGAAGTAGGCGAGCGGAATTTCTAATATTATCCGCTGGCTTCAGTGGAAACCAAGCGCGGCGGCTGATGTATCAGCCGCCGCGCTTTTTTATGACCAACAAGCAAGAAAATACTATGTATACCATAGCTAACAATTTGGGCCGAATCAGTTTTCACGATTCATCCATCGAGGCTATAACTCGCGCCAATAATCTACTGACTCTGTCCTTCGATTGGGCAAAAGTTCAAGACTACGGGGATGGCTCTGACTGCTTTGATATAGTTGTCGGCAAGTGCTGTTTGACCCTTGATGGAGTAATGTCAGAGGCATTTTTGAATCACGGAAATGCCGTTGACACAGTACAGACGCCAACCCTTCCACAAGTTCATCTGCCCATTGATGTAGATCAGTCATTCCCTCTAATTTCCGTAAATACATTCAGCATCACGGCATCTGGCCAATGTTTATCATTGGGCGGCGTTTACGAAGGAGCAGAAGGGGCTTACTGGCTGGAATACCGGATTCAATTCCAAAGTGGCTGCTTGAACTGGAATAACCACGTTACGGCAATAGGCTGGCGGAAGGGCTATATCCCGCAGTAAAGCAGCAGCGGCACCTGAAGAATCAGGTGCCGCTGCTGCTTTACTGCGGGATATAAACCGCCTACTCCGTTTCCGGACTGCGGCGGCGCATCCAGGCGGGGCCGGTGCAGGCGCCCTCCATTTTCTGGCGGAATTTCTCTTTTTCCTCGGGCGTGAGGCACTCCAGGCGGGTTTCCATCTGCTGCTTCCATTGGCGGCGCTTACGGGCCCAGCCGGCGCGGTGGCCGCGGCCGCCCCAGCCCCCGAACAGGATGCGCGAGAGAACCAGCAGCCCCAGCGCCTGCCAGATGCTGATGAGGGGCAGGTTGAACAGGTCGGGCAGCAGCCAGTTCCAAAGGCGCATGGTCACGTAGCCGGCCACGGCCAGGAACAGCGTAATCAGGAGCAGTATTTTGAGGCCGTGTAACAGGCGAAAGGAGCGGTTCATTTCGGGTAGTTTTTAGAAGAACGTCATGCTGAGCTTGCCGAAGCATCTCGCGTGCTGATGTCTGAATGATATGGCAACGTCAGCACGCGAGATGCTTCGGCAAGCTCAGCATGACGTTCTGGTTAATCAGTAAACAGCTCGGTGTAGAGCGTGCGGAGGCGTTTGCGCAGGTGCTGCACGGCGTAGTGCTTGCGCGAAATCAGGGTTTTGAGCGGGACGCCGGTTTCCTCCTCCATTTCGCGGAAGGTTTTGTCTTCCAGCTCGTGCCAGATGAAGACCTGACGCTGGGCGGCTGGCAGCTCAGCCAAGGCGTCGCTGAGGGCTTCCATGAGGGTTTCGCGCAGCAGCCGGTTTTCGGGCGCGTCGTCTACGGCGGGCAGGATGTCGGCCAGCAACAGGGTGTTTTCGTCGCCGTCGGCAGCAAAGGCGGCCATTTCGTTTTCCAGCGAAACGGGCTTTTTGCGGCGGTACAGGTCGGTTATTTTGTTGCGGGCCACCCGGAACAGCCAGGCGGCGGCCTGCTCCACGGGCTTCATCAGCCGGTAGCTTTCCACCAGCTCGGCAAACACGTCCTGCAGCACGTCTTCGGCCTCGGCCTCGTTGGGAATGCGGCGTCGGATAAACGCCAGCAGCCGCTTCCGTTGGGTGCGCACGGCTTCCTGTATCTGCAGGTCCTGGTGGCCGGCCGTCATGCGTGCAGCGTCGAGAGGTAGAGCTAGGGGTTCCATTCTGCTGACACAGACGTGGAGGGCCGGAAGATACTTTACCGGGGAGCGGAAATTTTATTGGGCTGGTCTAAACGTGTCATTCCGAGCGGAGCGAGGAATCTGGATAACTCGCCACAACGGTCTGTACCCAGATTCCTCGCTCCGCTCGGAATGACACGTGTATACTGAAAAATCACTCCTACAAAAAGTGGTACAGGAACGTAATAACGCCGGTATACGCGGGCTTTTTCTGGCCCTCGATTTCCATCGTTACGCCAATATTGGCTTTGGCAATGCCACGCAGGTCTTTTACGGCCAGCAGCTTGGCGTGCAGGCGCACGGCGCTGCCCACTACCACCGCCTGGTTGAAGCGGAACTCGCTGATTTCGTAGTTCACCTGCATCTTCAGGTTTTCTACCTGCACGAGCTGGTTCCAAAAGTAGGGAAGCAACGACAGCGTGAGGTAGCCGTGGGCAATGGTGCCGCCAAACGGCGACTCAGCGGCGGCGCGCTCGGGGTCGGTGTGGATCCACTGGAAATCCAGGGTGGCGGCGGCAAACTGGTTGATTTGCTCTTGGGTGATGGTGTGCCAGGGCGTCGTGCCGAGGTCCTGGCCCTCGTACTGTTGCAGCTCGGCTAAGCTGCCAATCGTGATACTCATGCGAAATAGGTTGCGGTGGCGGAAGTACTAAAGTACGGTTTGCCTACGGGAGCGGCTGCACCTGCCGCGAAAAAGGTAAGGCCGGGTTTCTGGTAGCGGGTTCTCCAGCGAATCTTC
Proteins encoded in this region:
- a CDS encoding NuoI/complex I 23 kDa subunit family protein; the protein is MQLTNRAKKLEKKPMTLAERAYLPAIFQGLSITMRHFFMKKATVRYPEEVRPFSNTFRGLHVLKRDEQGRERCTACGLCAVACPAEAITMVAGERKKGEEGLYREEKYAISYEINMLRCIFCGLCEEACPKAAVYLQPDKMAPPRYERDEFIYGKDRLVEPVSPDERSVRGIQLTADQATTLRARIG
- the nuoH gene encoding NADH-quinone oxidoreductase subunit NuoH; translated protein: MIELPALGWQSIVIFVVFALSLLIATYCTYAERVIAAFLQDRVGPDRAGPYGLAQPLADAVKMFTKEEFFPGGANKALFVFGPCLAMITALMSSAVIPFGNIMNFGNNLFFLQGIEVNIGMLWVFGVVSLGVYGVMIGGWASNNKFSLLGAIRAASQNISYELAMGMALIAVLMISGTLSLREITLQQSAAGEWHVWNIVKQPLGFIIFLVCAFAETNRTPFDLPECETELVGGYHTEYSSMKLGLYLFSEYVNIFVVSAVMSVLYFGGFNFPFQYELRDWFVSSQGWELASAQNLITLLGTVGLFLKIFAFIFFFMWIRWTLPRFRYDQLMRLGWTILIPLAVFNIVLTGGLILAGVI
- a CDS encoding RNA polymerase sigma factor — protein: MEPLALPLDAARMTAGHQDLQIQEAVRTQRKRLLAFIRRRIPNEAEAEDVLQDVFAELVESYRLMKPVEQAAAWLFRVARNKITDLYRRKKPVSLENEMAAFAADGDENTLLLADILPAVDDAPENRLLRETLMEALSDALAELPAAQRQVFIWHELEDKTFREMEEETGVPLKTLISRKHYAVQHLRKRLRTLYTELFTD
- a CDS encoding NADH-quinone oxidoreductase subunit J, with product MSPIFLFLTFVALLSALGVVFAKNPVHSVLFLILTFFSLSGHYLLLNAQFLAAVNIIVYAGAIMVLFLFVIMFLNLNVDTEPHKPALAKIAAAVAGGSLLLILVAALKDVTPTGVPAGTAFNSQIGMVDQLGMKLYTDYLLPFELASVLFLVAMVGAVMLGKREVGERNF
- a CDS encoding MaoC family dehydratase, translated to MSITIGSLAELQQYEGQDLGTTPWHTITQEQINQFAAATLDFQWIHTDPERAAAESPFGGTIAHGYLTLSLLPYFWNQLVQVENLKMQVNYEISEFRFNQAVVVGSAVRLHAKLLAVKDLRGIAKANIGVTMEIEGQKKPAYTGVITFLYHFL